A region from the Aphis gossypii isolate Hap1 chromosome 1, ASM2018417v2, whole genome shotgun sequence genome encodes:
- the LOC114128837 gene encoding mitochondrial GTPase 1 isoform X1, whose translation MTSKFRQSFKVVDKALLRWFPGHMGKGMKQMQQKLKSVDCIIEVHDARIPLSGRNPDFKYSISGLKPHILVLNKMDLADLNYKQEVEEKIMREQKISKIIYTNCKNSLCPGVKQIMPTALSLIKGSNRYNRSENIDSRIMVIGVPNVGKSSLINSIRNTILGKKSAAPVGAVAGITRAVQHQIKVSHDPLVYVLDTPGVVSPTIKNVETGLKLALCATLQDHLVGEEIIADYLLYWFNKNNHFDYVSYLNCDEPTDDIRIVLAKAAIHRKSSIKYLNFDGSYIYRPDMQGMARNFLNAFRTGVFGKVLLDNDLL comes from the coding sequence atgacttcCAAGTTCAGACAGAGTTTCAAAGTTGTCGACAAAGCTCTTTTACGATGGTTCCCAGGCCACATGGGGAAAGGCATGAAACAAATGCAGCAAAAACTGAAATCAGTTGACTGTATCATTGAAGTCCATGATGCCCGAATACCACTTTCTGGCCGTAATCCAGATTTTAAATACTCGATTTCTGGATTGAAACCTCACATTTTAGTATTGAACAAAATGGATTTAGCTGATTTAAATTACAAGCAAGAAgttgaagaaaaaattatgcGTGAAcagaaaatatcaaaaattatatatacaaactgTAAAAATTCTTTATGTCCAggtgtaaaacaaattatgccTACTgcattaagtttaattaaaggatcaaatagatataatcgttctgaaaatattgattctCGAATAATGGTTATTGGTGTACCTAATGTGGGAAAATCatctttaattaattctattagAAATACAATTCTTGGGAAAAAAAGTGCTGCTCCTGTTGGAGCAGTAGCAGGTATTACTAGAGCAGTTCAACATCAAATTAAAGTGAGCCATGATCCATTAGTTTATGTCCTTGATACTCCAGGAGTAGTTTCtccaacaattaaaaatgttgaaactgGATTAAAACTCGCATTGTGTGCAACTCTACAAGATCATCTTGTTGGTGAAGAAATAATTGCtgactatttattatactggTTTAATAAGAATAACCATTTTGATTATGTTTCATACTTAAATTGTGATGAACCTACTGATGATATACGAATAGTGCTAGCAAAAGCTGCAATTCATCGCAAGTCTAGTATCAAGTATCTAAACTTTGATGGATCTTATATTTATCGACCTGACATGCAAGGAATGGCAAGAAATTTTCTAAATGCATTTCGTACAGGAGTATTTGGAAAAGTACTTTtagataatgatttattgtaa
- the LOC114128837 gene encoding 28S ribosomal protein S18c, mitochondrial isoform X2, whose translation MSVTMFGTCQKLLKGISIGVSTRHMGRFRTNRFNPWTNLQKTIDKKKTNAVDEDVQAFKSKHLVNIPNPYEKEKRLCILCKMNIVPDYKNTRMLSQFISRFTGRIYGRHITGLCRHKQEHVEKEIKKSREAGLMPFYFRNPEFSHDPKLFDPDNPFRPHSY comes from the exons AAGTTACTTAAag ggaTAAGTATTGGAGTAAGCACGAGGCATATGGGTAGGTTCCGAACAAATAGATTTAACCCATGGACCAATTTGCAAAAAaccattgataaaaaaaaaacgaacgcTGTAGATGAAGACGTGCAGGCGTTCAAAAGCAAG cATTTAGTTAACATACCTAACCCGTACGAAAAGGAAAAACGGTTGTGCATTCTCTGCAAAATGAATATTGTTCCGGACTACAAGAACACCAGAATGTTATCGCAGTTTATATCCCGTTTTACTGGTCGTATTTACGGTAGACACATTACAGGTCTTTGCCGGCACAAACAAGAGCACgttgaaaaagaaattaaaaaatctaggGAAGCAG GTTTGATGCCGTTTTATTTCAGAAATCCAGAATTTAGTCATGATCCTAAACTGTTCGACCCTGACAATCCTTTTAGACCTCATAGTTATTAg